In a genomic window of Salegentibacter salegens:
- the pseC gene encoding UDP-4-amino-4,6-dideoxy-N-acetyl-beta-L-altrosamine transaminase — MNNPIPYGRQNITEEDIQTVVETLKSDYLTQGPRIAEFEEAFANYVGSNYAVAVSNGTAALHLCAMALNVQEGDKVITTPITFAASANCVRYCGGEIVFLDINPETYLLDIKKVRELLEASPNGTYKGIIPVDFSGRAVDLEAFRKLADEYDLWIIEDSCHAPGGFFNDSKNQKQFCGNGNFADLAIYSFHPVKHIASGEGGMITTNDEKLYEKLLQLRTHGIVKDENKYKNTPAFASGLSDTQFSILDSQDYPEWYMEMQDLGYNYRLTDFQAALGTSQLKRADEGIEKRRALAAKYQEAFENKDFIKGQSGVIEGHAYHLYILEVENRLGLYNYLREHKIFAQIHYIPCHLMPYYRDLGWQEGDLPLAEQYYKNCISLPMFPTLNEAEQEFVIEKINSFYEDQ; from the coding sequence ATGAATAACCCAATTCCATACGGTCGTCAAAATATTACCGAAGAGGACATTCAGACAGTAGTTGAAACCCTAAAGTCAGACTATCTAACCCAGGGACCTCGTATCGCAGAATTTGAAGAAGCTTTTGCAAATTATGTAGGAAGCAACTATGCAGTTGCAGTATCAAACGGTACCGCTGCTTTGCATCTTTGTGCAATGGCATTAAACGTTCAGGAAGGCGATAAGGTAATTACCACTCCAATTACTTTTGCCGCCTCAGCCAATTGTGTACGCTATTGTGGAGGGGAAATAGTTTTTTTAGATATAAATCCTGAAACTTACCTTCTTGATATAAAAAAAGTTAGGGAGCTTTTAGAGGCTTCTCCCAATGGAACTTATAAAGGTATTATTCCCGTAGATTTTTCGGGAAGAGCAGTAGACCTGGAGGCGTTTAGGAAACTTGCAGATGAATATGATCTATGGATTATAGAAGACTCCTGCCATGCACCCGGAGGTTTTTTTAATGATTCTAAAAATCAAAAGCAATTTTGCGGGAATGGTAACTTTGCCGATCTCGCTATTTATTCTTTTCACCCGGTAAAGCACATTGCCAGCGGTGAAGGAGGAATGATCACCACCAATGATGAGAAGCTATATGAGAAACTACTTCAGTTAAGAACTCATGGTATTGTAAAGGATGAAAATAAATATAAAAATACCCCGGCCTTTGCTTCTGGTCTTAGTGATACTCAATTCTCAATACTCGATTCTCAAGACTATCCTGAATGGTATATGGAAATGCAAGATTTAGGGTATAACTACCGATTAACAGATTTTCAGGCGGCATTGGGAACCAGTCAGCTAAAAAGGGCAGATGAGGGGATAGAGAAACGTCGGGCCTTAGCTGCGAAATATCAGGAAGCTTTTGAAAATAAAGATTTTATAAAAGGACAATCCGGAGTAATTGAAGGGCACGCTTATCATTTATATATTCTTGAGGTTGAGAATAGGCTAGGACTTTATAACTATTTGAGAGAACATAAAATTTTCGCGCAAATTCATTATATACCATGTCATTTAATGCCCTATTACCGTGATTTGGGATGGCAGGAAGGTGATTTGCCCTTAGCAGAACAGTATTACAAAAATTGTATAAGCTTACCAATGTTTCCTACTCTAAACGAGGCTGAACAGGAATTTGTAATTGAGAAGATTAATTCATTTTATGAAGATCAGTGA
- a CDS encoding aldo/keto reductase, whose product MRRLIHFMKISEKLGLGTVQFGLPYGISNNAGQTASNEVGKILETAKAYKVEVLDSASAYGNSENVLGQNDLSSFKMISKFMPPHNESISIQLDNSLKILGLNSLYGYLAHRPGEILKDLGQWEELQKFKEKGKVQKIGFSLNQPEELAQLLDKKFFPDLVQVPFNYFDRRFETAVKELKNKGCEIHTRSAFLQGLFFMDPQQLDDFFNEVKPIITNLQDEKPLNGALLKFVLEKSYIDKVIIGVENESQLVQNIESLEIASSLPELKNKISENLLIPSLWPKN is encoded by the coding sequence TTGAGAAGATTAATTCATTTTATGAAGATCAGTGAAAAACTAGGTTTAGGAACGGTCCAGTTTGGTCTCCCTTATGGGATATCTAATAATGCCGGCCAAACTGCGTCAAATGAAGTTGGAAAAATACTTGAAACTGCTAAAGCTTATAAGGTAGAAGTTCTAGATTCGGCAAGTGCCTACGGAAATTCTGAGAATGTCCTTGGCCAAAACGACCTGTCTTCTTTTAAAATGATTTCTAAGTTTATGCCACCTCATAATGAATCAATCTCAATTCAACTTGACAATAGCCTAAAAATTTTAGGCCTTAATTCTTTATATGGGTATTTGGCTCATCGTCCCGGTGAGATTTTAAAGGATCTTGGACAATGGGAAGAGTTGCAAAAGTTTAAAGAAAAGGGTAAAGTTCAAAAAATTGGTTTTTCACTTAACCAACCGGAAGAATTAGCACAACTATTGGATAAAAAATTTTTTCCTGATTTGGTTCAGGTACCTTTTAATTATTTTGACAGAAGATTTGAAACGGCTGTAAAAGAACTTAAAAATAAAGGTTGTGAGATTCATACGAGATCAGCTTTTTTGCAAGGTTTATTTTTTATGGATCCGCAGCAGCTAGATGATTTTTTTAATGAAGTGAAACCCATAATTACTAATCTACAGGATGAGAAACCATTAAACGGAGCACTTTTAAAATTTGTACTAGAAAAATCATATATAGATAAAGTAATTATCGGAGTAGAAAATGAAAGTCAACTGGTGCAAAATATAGAAAGTTTAGAAATAGCTTCATCTTTGCCAGAGCTAAAAAATAAAATAAGTGAAAACCTTTTAATTCCTTCTCTATGGCCAAAAAATTAA
- a CDS encoding Gfo/Idh/MocA family protein, with protein sequence MAKKLKIGVMGMSEGNGHPYSWSAIFNGYNKIPMQDCPFPAIPDYLSQQNFPRDGLSELGTVTHIWTQDITISKHIAAASKIENIVEKPEELIGKVDAVLLARDDAENHFKMALPFIKAGLPVFIDKPLALSVEEAEEILKEQQYENQIFSCSSIRFAEELNLTKLEKEEIGKIVHIEAAIPKKWDTYAIHLIEPIVARIPYRGKLLEVKNMHTDAVANCMVKWENVSAYLKVTGNVPVPVNLKFYGEKGSVEKQFKDSFTCFKKSLHRFVNVIHGKEKNINREETLEIIKILEEGRR encoded by the coding sequence ATGGCCAAAAAATTAAAAATTGGAGTAATGGGTATGAGTGAAGGGAATGGACACCCTTATTCCTGGAGTGCTATCTTTAATGGTTATAACAAAATACCAATGCAGGATTGCCCTTTCCCTGCGATCCCTGATTATTTATCTCAACAAAACTTTCCTAGAGATGGTTTAAGTGAATTGGGAACTGTAACTCATATATGGACTCAGGATATAACGATTTCTAAACATATTGCTGCTGCTTCTAAAATCGAAAATATTGTTGAAAAACCAGAGGAATTAATCGGGAAGGTTGATGCTGTACTTTTAGCTCGTGACGATGCAGAAAATCATTTCAAAATGGCACTCCCTTTTATAAAAGCCGGTCTTCCTGTTTTTATTGATAAACCATTGGCTTTATCGGTGGAAGAAGCTGAAGAAATATTAAAAGAACAGCAATATGAAAATCAGATTTTTTCTTGTTCTTCCATTCGTTTTGCCGAGGAATTAAATTTAACGAAGCTTGAAAAGGAAGAGATAGGGAAAATAGTGCATATTGAAGCAGCTATACCTAAAAAGTGGGATACTTATGCTATTCATCTTATTGAACCCATTGTAGCCCGCATTCCATATAGAGGGAAATTATTGGAAGTTAAAAATATGCATACTGATGCAGTGGCTAATTGTATGGTTAAGTGGGAGAATGTTTCTGCTTATCTTAAAGTAACTGGAAATGTGCCAGTCCCAGTAAACCTGAAATTTTATGGGGAAAAGGGTTCTGTAGAAAAACAATTTAAAGATTCTTTCACATGTTTTAAAAAATCCCTTCATAGGTTTGTAAATGTGATACATGGCAAAGAGAAAAATATTAATAGGGAAGAAACATTAGAAATAATTAAAATCCTGGAAGAAGGAAGAAGATGA
- a CDS encoding SDR family oxidoreductase: protein MKNILITGGSGKVGFQLVKHFLKKEFTVITTTTNKERFFNNKQKELDDYNLNALKVIEVDFNTEDAVNIIIEYLKGKNILLTDIIHNARSLNFLKMEEDKTISSENFSGEFYMDVVFPYQLSMAVKNQMAHKLENIVFISSMYGVVAPTPALYDDFENSSAIHYGVSKAAQIHLTKELAVRLAPEIRVNCVSFGGVKGRTDKNFENRYKNLTPQQRMLEEEDVIGPVDFLISKSSKDMTGQNLKVDGGWTIW, encoded by the coding sequence ATGAAAAATATTTTAATCACAGGAGGTAGCGGAAAAGTAGGATTTCAGCTGGTAAAACACTTTTTAAAAAAGGAATTTACAGTTATTACTACTACAACAAATAAGGAACGTTTTTTTAATAATAAGCAAAAGGAATTAGATGATTATAATCTTAACGCTTTAAAAGTGATTGAGGTTGATTTTAATACAGAAGATGCAGTAAATATTATAATAGAATATTTAAAAGGCAAAAATATTTTACTAACTGATATAATCCATAACGCACGTTCATTAAATTTTCTAAAAATGGAAGAGGATAAAACAATATCCAGTGAAAATTTTTCAGGAGAATTTTATATGGATGTAGTTTTTCCATATCAGCTATCCATGGCTGTTAAAAATCAAATGGCTCATAAGTTAGAGAATATTGTTTTTATCTCATCTATGTATGGGGTGGTGGCACCTACACCGGCGCTTTATGATGATTTCGAAAATTCCTCTGCCATTCATTATGGAGTTTCCAAAGCAGCTCAAATTCACCTTACCAAGGAGCTTGCGGTACGTTTGGCTCCTGAAATTAGAGTTAATTGTGTAAGTTTTGGAGGTGTAAAAGGTAGAACTGACAAGAATTTTGAGAATAGATATAAAAACCTTACTCCACAACAGAGAATGCTTGAGGAAGAAGACGTGATAGGTCCTGTTGATTTTTTAATTTCAAAAAGCTCTAAAGATATGACTGGTCAAAATTTAAAAGTTGATGGAGGATGGACAATTTGGTAA
- a CDS encoding acylneuraminate cytidylyltransferase family protein: MDNLVNKKIIAVIPARGGSKRIPKKNIVNLNGKPMIAWTIEAALKSKYIDEVLVSTDDEEIAEIGKDYGAKVPFLRNANADDHSPISLATVRALKQWEESGLEKQEVVVQLMANCPLRDSNDIDEAIENFFQKNLDFQISCFKYGWMNPWWAHKLDNSGKATPVFEEKERMKRSQDQPDLYCPTGAIWIAKKDELFKTETFYGVNYSFFPVHWIKAIDIDEYEDLEMAKYFIRNPQN, encoded by the coding sequence ATGGACAATTTGGTAAATAAAAAAATAATTGCTGTTATCCCTGCAAGAGGTGGCTCTAAAAGGATTCCAAAAAAAAATATAGTCAATCTTAATGGTAAGCCAATGATAGCCTGGACTATAGAAGCAGCGTTGAAATCAAAATATATTGATGAAGTTTTAGTGAGCACCGACGATGAAGAAATAGCGGAGATAGGAAAAGATTATGGTGCCAAGGTTCCTTTTTTAAGAAATGCTAATGCAGATGACCATTCTCCCATAAGTTTGGCAACTGTTAGAGCACTTAAACAGTGGGAAGAAAGTGGTCTGGAAAAACAGGAAGTAGTAGTGCAATTAATGGCTAATTGTCCGTTAAGAGATAGTAACGACATCGATGAGGCTATTGAAAATTTCTTTCAAAAGAATTTAGATTTTCAAATTAGTTGTTTCAAATATGGTTGGATGAATCCCTGGTGGGCTCATAAATTGGATAATAGCGGAAAAGCTACTCCGGTCTTTGAGGAAAAGGAGAGAATGAAAAGATCGCAGGATCAGCCAGATCTATATTGTCCTACTGGCGCTATCTGGATAGCAAAAAAAGATGAGCTTTTTAAAACAGAAACGTTCTATGGAGTGAACTATTCATTTTTTCCTGTTCACTGGATCAAAGCTATAGATATCGATGAATATGAGGATTTAGAAATGGCGAAATATTTTATTCGAAATCCTCAGAATTAA